A region from the Aquimarina sp. ERC-38 genome encodes:
- a CDS encoding DUF3800 domain-containing protein, with protein sequence MIEKGDYIVYIDESGDHGLKNIDPNYPIFVLTFCCFKIPEYIDIAVPALQKFKFKYFGHDQIILHETDIRKNKDPFQFLRTSKDLRSNFLSDLSNIIEKTPFIIVPIVIDKSKLKTKYAQPFNPYHLGLRFGLEKLNEVLLRKDQVEKEIYLICEKRGRKEDKDLELEFLRICKKDEQFGYKQTDFEEMTYRLLLADKKSNSSGLQLADLTARPVGLHYLKPSQPNRAYDIINSKIYRYKIFP encoded by the coding sequence ATGATTGAAAAAGGAGATTATATTGTATATATTGATGAATCAGGTGATCACGGATTAAAAAATATAGACCCAAATTATCCCATATTCGTACTTACTTTTTGTTGTTTTAAAATACCTGAATATATTGATATTGCAGTCCCTGCTCTTCAAAAGTTTAAATTTAAATATTTTGGACATGATCAAATAATACTTCACGAAACTGATATTAGAAAAAACAAAGATCCTTTTCAATTTTTAAGAACAAGTAAAGATTTAAGAAGTAATTTTCTATCAGACCTGTCAAATATTATAGAAAAAACACCTTTTATAATTGTTCCTATTGTGATAGATAAAAGTAAACTAAAAACGAAATATGCTCAACCATTCAATCCATATCATTTAGGGCTTCGTTTTGGTCTTGAAAAGTTAAATGAAGTCTTATTACGCAAAGATCAAGTAGAAAAAGAAATTTATTTAATTTGCGAAAAAAGAGGGCGTAAGGAAGATAAGGATTTAGAACTTGAGTTTTTAAGAATTTGTAAAAAAGACGAACAGTTTGGATACAAACAGACAGACTTTGAGGAAATGACTTACCGATTATTACTTGCTGATAAGAAATCTAATTCTAGTGGATTACAATTAGCTGATTTGACGGCAAGACCTGTTGGATTACATTATTTAAAACCATCACAACCAAACAGAGCTTATGATATAATTAATTCAAAAATTTATAGATATAAAATATTTCCTTAA
- a CDS encoding peptidylprolyl isomerase: MRKLNLFLLAILAITFYNCDEQYPELEDGMYAEIKTNKGTAIAELYFQDTPMTVANFVSLAEGTNTMVDSTYKGKKYYDGIIFHRVIKDFMVQTGDPLGTGTGDPGYKFPDEIVDSLRHDSKGILSMANSGPATNGSQFFITLKETPWLDGKHTVFGEVIKGQEVIDSIGSVKVGTGDKPETEVKMETVTIIRKGKEAKNFDAKAEFDEKLAAIEEEDKKKEALAAEKGKEVAAKYEKLKENAEKLDSGLEIVFTKKGEGPKPKTGETVLINYQGYFTDGKIFDTNIESVATEMGVFDQRRKDHPMGYAPIPMPYSPDAQMIPGFKEGVQQMKVGDEVVLYIPSHLAYGERGAGPIPANADLIFELALVDIQKEEATPPTPESN; this comes from the coding sequence ATGAGAAAACTAAATCTTTTTTTATTAGCTATTTTAGCTATCACTTTCTACAATTGTGATGAACAATACCCCGAATTAGAAGACGGGATGTATGCAGAAATTAAAACAAATAAAGGTACTGCCATTGCAGAGTTATATTTTCAGGATACTCCGATGACGGTTGCCAACTTTGTAAGCCTTGCCGAAGGTACCAATACCATGGTGGATAGTACGTATAAGGGTAAGAAATATTATGACGGCATCATCTTTCACCGGGTGATCAAAGATTTTATGGTACAGACCGGAGATCCTCTGGGTACCGGTACTGGTGATCCGGGATACAAATTTCCGGATGAGATCGTGGATTCTTTAAGACATGATAGCAAAGGAATTTTATCCATGGCAAACAGTGGTCCCGCGACTAATGGAAGCCAGTTTTTTATTACACTTAAAGAAACTCCCTGGTTGGATGGAAAACATACCGTTTTTGGGGAAGTTATTAAAGGTCAGGAAGTGATTGATAGCATCGGATCCGTTAAAGTGGGAACCGGGGACAAGCCGGAAACCGAAGTAAAAATGGAAACGGTTACCATTATCCGAAAAGGAAAAGAAGCTAAAAACTTTGATGCCAAAGCTGAATTTGATGAAAAACTAGCTGCTATTGAAGAAGAAGATAAAAAGAAAGAAGCCTTAGCTGCTGAAAAAGGAAAAGAAGTAGCTGCCAAATACGAAAAGCTAAAGGAAAATGCAGAGAAACTGGACAGCGGGCTGGAGATTGTATTTACTAAAAAAGGCGAAGGTCCAAAACCTAAAACTGGTGAAACCGTTTTAATTAACTACCAGGGGTATTTTACAGATGGAAAAATCTTTGATACCAATATCGAGTCCGTAGCTACTGAAATGGGTGTTTTTGACCAAAGAAGAAAAGATCATCCTATGGGGTATGCTCCAATCCCTATGCCCTACTCTCCGGATGCACAAATGATCCCCGGATTTAAAGAAGGCGTACAACAGATGAAGGTAGGTGATGAAGTAGTCCTTTATATCCCTTCACATTTAGCCTACGGCGAAAGAGGTGCCGGTCCTATTCCTGCTAACGCCGATTTAATTTTTGAACTAGCATTAGTTGATATTCAAAAGGAAGAAGCCACACCTCCCACTCCTGAAAGTAACTAG
- a CDS encoding Shedu anti-phage system protein SduA domain-containing protein produces the protein MRILFISNNRLNETSRRNQLEPLSEKWSLLFVYSITEARNFIRQEIINKQKPLDLIIGDYMVKNESSTKYFDEIRSNIEDTYSNRDYNIREISTSVVFSNRRMAVDYYTNAWSQNSISNQREEVLNIEQYAVQIKNWRRQVLEEMQNLGINLNSGKIDYSNYFSSNRRFKIDTKILSSNFKLFPRKIFYDWLVNDTEQIKIKIDKYIKKLKRSMRSKKSEEKKYHRFFNENLSFIKRDSFSGHFYEPKLYYTDKNFYEPDYVLKPEMTFETDLSILEVKLPNELIAKKKKFHPTLRAKFIDHLFQINDYKAYLEEVEYKKQINNVFGFIPKNVEYNILIGRNDHKEENKHIINDRMNQMNSKINIITYDDLLDYQVKYLKRLELLTIKH, from the coding sequence ATGAGAATACTTTTCATTTCAAATAACCGATTAAATGAAACATCTAGAAGAAATCAATTAGAACCATTAAGTGAAAAATGGTCTTTGCTTTTCGTTTATTCAATTACGGAAGCGAGAAATTTTATCCGTCAAGAAATTATAAATAAGCAAAAGCCTCTTGATTTAATTATCGGAGATTATATGGTCAAAAATGAATCAAGTACAAAATACTTTGATGAAATAAGATCAAATATAGAAGATACATATTCTAATCGAGATTATAATATAAGGGAGATTTCTACCTCAGTTGTTTTTTCGAATAGGAGAATGGCAGTGGATTATTATACAAATGCCTGGAGTCAAAATTCAATTTCTAACCAAAGAGAAGAAGTGTTAAATATTGAGCAATATGCAGTACAGATAAAAAATTGGCGAAGACAAGTTCTCGAAGAAATGCAAAATCTTGGAATCAATTTAAATAGCGGAAAAATAGACTATTCAAATTATTTTTCTTCTAATCGACGATTTAAAATTGATACTAAAATTTTATCAAGTAATTTCAAACTATTCCCAAGAAAAATATTTTATGATTGGTTAGTAAATGATACCGAACAAATCAAAATAAAAATTGATAAATACATAAAAAAACTTAAGCGATCCATGCGATCCAAAAAGAGTGAAGAGAAAAAGTATCATAGGTTTTTTAACGAAAACTTATCATTCATTAAAAGAGATTCATTCTCAGGACACTTTTACGAACCTAAATTGTACTATACCGACAAAAATTTTTATGAACCTGATTATGTATTGAAACCTGAAATGACATTTGAAACAGACCTCAGCATTCTTGAAGTAAAATTACCAAATGAACTAATTGCAAAAAAGAAGAAATTTCACCCAACTCTAAGAGCTAAATTCATAGATCATCTATTTCAAATAAACGACTATAAAGCATACTTAGAAGAAGTAGAATACAAAAAGCAAATTAATAATGTCTTCGGATTTATTCCTAAAAATGTTGAATACAATATTTTAATAGGAAGAAATGACCATAAAGAAGAGAATAAGCATATCATAAATGATAGAATGAATCAGATGAACTCTAAAATCAATATTATAACTTATGATGACTTATTGGATTATCAAGTAAAATATTTGAAAAGATTGGAACTATTAACCATAAAGCACTGA
- a CDS encoding aminoacyl-histidine dipeptidase, whose product MSTAVTALEPKAIWKHFAALNAVPRPSKKEERVIAFMLNFGKELGLPVEKDDAGNVLIRKSATPGMEDRKTIVLQSHLDMVHQKNEGTAFDFETEGIRMKVDGDWVKAEGTTLGADNGLGVATIMAILAADDLEHPAIEALFTIDEETGMTGAFQLRPDWLQGQILLNLDTEEDDEIGVGCAGGIDVTGTRSYTEKANPGNTKSYRVKISGLSGGHSGMDIHKNLGNANKLMNTLLRSGGKFKMYLSSLQGGSLRNAIPRESVAEVAVDFTSGEIWKETLLQKAEALTKEFKDTDPHFLVEIDQIEEVEKIVDEEVQQSLLDALENLHNGVYTMSKAIPDLVETSNNIAKVMVMQGKIQVECLTRSSSEDGKAELVADLTAIFKYYGFNVATGGSYPGWNPNMNSPIVKVLEKTYTDLFSEKPHVAACHAGLECGIIGQQYPEMDMVSYGPTIKGAHSPDERVSISSVQKFWKLTKEVLVNIPGE is encoded by the coding sequence AACTGGGCTTACCGGTTGAAAAAGATGATGCTGGAAATGTATTGATCCGGAAATCGGCTACCCCGGGAATGGAAGATCGTAAAACCATTGTATTGCAGTCTCACCTGGATATGGTTCATCAGAAAAATGAAGGAACTGCTTTTGATTTTGAAACTGAAGGAATCCGGATGAAAGTAGACGGGGATTGGGTCAAAGCCGAAGGAACTACGCTTGGGGCAGATAACGGGCTTGGTGTCGCTACTATTATGGCTATTCTAGCAGCTGATGACCTGGAACATCCCGCGATTGAAGCTTTATTTACTATTGATGAAGAAACCGGAATGACCGGGGCTTTTCAGTTACGTCCGGACTGGTTACAAGGTCAGATTCTTTTAAACCTGGATACCGAAGAAGATGACGAAATCGGGGTAGGTTGTGCCGGAGGTATTGATGTTACCGGTACCCGAAGCTATACGGAAAAAGCAAATCCGGGGAATACTAAAAGTTATCGTGTAAAAATTTCGGGGTTAAGCGGTGGGCATTCCGGGATGGATATTCATAAAAATCTGGGGAATGCTAATAAATTGATGAACACCTTGCTACGGTCAGGAGGTAAATTTAAAATGTATTTATCCAGTTTACAGGGAGGTAGCCTGCGGAATGCCATTCCCAGGGAAAGTGTTGCTGAAGTTGCAGTAGATTTTACCTCTGGTGAGATATGGAAAGAAACTTTGCTTCAAAAAGCGGAAGCATTAACGAAAGAATTTAAAGATACGGACCCTCATTTTTTGGTCGAAATTGACCAAATTGAGGAAGTGGAAAAGATCGTAGATGAAGAAGTACAACAATCTTTATTGGATGCTTTAGAAAATTTACATAACGGAGTGTATACAATGAGTAAAGCCATTCCGGATCTGGTAGAAACTTCTAATAATATTGCAAAGGTTATGGTAATGCAAGGCAAAATACAAGTGGAGTGCCTTACCCGTAGTAGCTCCGAGGATGGGAAAGCTGAATTGGTTGCTGACCTAACTGCTATTTTTAAGTATTATGGGTTCAACGTAGCGACAGGTGGTAGTTATCCCGGATGGAACCCTAATATGAATTCTCCGATTGTTAAAGTATTGGAAAAAACTTATACCGATCTATTTTCTGAAAAACCACATGTTGCTGCCTGTCATGCCGGATTGGAATGTGGTATTATTGGCCAACAATACCCGGAAATGGATATGGTTTCTTATGGCCCAACGATCAAAGGAGCACATTCTCCCGACGAACGTGTAAGCATCTCCTCCGTTCAAAAATTTTGGAAATTAACGAAGGAGGTTTTGGTGAATATTCCTGGGGAGTGA